Proteins from one Cyclopterus lumpus isolate fCycLum1 chromosome 11, fCycLum1.pri, whole genome shotgun sequence genomic window:
- the tent4a gene encoding terminal nucleotidyltransferase 4A isoform X1: protein MDPRVAWIQPEQKGPANALWMHVWETSQGARTLSAQHQLHNQNRNQCVSYAALDVLKNVAAAVASSRSVCSSGSNGNLAAASLSNGSSHRGGVMNGTAMSSLGVALSNGNVRNSFAATSAAEPGEGQTLTQKTGPVSCSQEPRTDSPPSGCSLERTTGGNVPGGVNNNTNVGGAGLLFNGRDGMDNNVNLYHLHHHHHHHHRHLQEHPAFNLQQICVKRHQVHPSLPVTHTHNHHPGRRKSDNKASTYGMNYLLSNCTNGNYASTWTPWKTRKYNPGVLGLHEEVMDLYNFMSPRPEEAAMRKEVVNRIEMIIKELWPTADVQIFGSFSTGLYLPTSDIDLVVFGKWERPPLQELEQALRKHNVAEPFSIKVLDKATVPIIKLTDQETEVKVDISFNVETGVKAASFIKDYVKMYPVLPYLIFVLKQFLLQRDLNEVFTGGISSYSLILMVISFLQLHPRIDARNPSENLGVLLIEFFELYGRHFNYLKTGIRIRSGGAYVAKEEIMKAMTNGYRPSTLCIEDPLLPGNDVGRGSYGAMHVKQVFDYAYTVLSHAVSPLARSYPNKDSESTLGRIIRLTQEVIDYREWIIKKWGGRDLARTDNRVPPPKESEREPCALDGAVGIEEQQRDSASPHSADSPMSISSPQQHSSASSVSSLSGSDNDSDSALPCPVPPPTMPPYPSFPPLGLALPPGLNMGTCKPGMGGHHLLLHPGSQARVSLPGGLAMHSIPGRQVCIDTGLPPFFHMPPPAHIYAPAPSSPQSPPSPHSSHTHKNGAKFNVKGFHNPPLVNNPVLANRGHTHSHTQYHRSTWRRRKRDSLPVSLSR from the exons ATGGATCCGAGGGTCGCTTGGATTCAGCCCGAACAGAAAGGACCTGCGAACGCCTTATGGATGCACGTCTGGGAGACCTCTCAGGGAGCGCGGACGCTCTCCGCGCAGCACCAGCTCCACAACCAGAACCGCAACCAGTGCGTGAGTTACGCAGCGCTGGacgttttaaaaaatgtggcgGCCGCGGTGGCATCGAGCAGGAGCGTCTGCAGCAGCGGCAGTAACGGTAACCTCGCTGCTGCCAGTTTGAGCAACGGCAGCAGCCATCGCGGCGGCGTCATGAACGGCACCGCGATGTCCTCGCTCGGCGTCGCGCTGTCCAACGGGAACGTGCGTAACTCTTTCGCCGCGACGAGCGCCGCCGAGCCGGGTGAGGGACAGACGCTGACCCAGAAGACGGGACCCGTGTCCTGCTCGCAGGAACCCCGGACCGACAGCCCCCCTTCCGGCTGCTCGCTCGAGAGGACTACTGGTGGAAATGTGCCGGGCGGCGTTAATAATAACACGAACGTCGGCGGCGCCGGTCTGCTCTTCAACGGGAGGGACGGCATGGACAATAATGTCAACCTCTaccatctccaccaccaccaccatcaccaccaccgtCACCTACAGGAGCACCCGGCTTTCAATCTACAGCAGATTTGCGTGAAGCGCCATCAGGTCCACCCGTCATTACCCgtaacccacacacacaatcaccaCCCGGGCCGAAGGAAAAGTGACAACAAGGCGAGCACTTATGGGATGAATTACTTGCTTTCAAACTGCACTAACGGCAACTACGCGAGCACTTGGACGCCCTGGAAGACGAGGAAGTACAACCCGGGGGTCCTCGG actCCACGAGGAGGTGATGGACCTCTACAACTTCATGTCTCCTCGGCCAGAGGAAGCAGCTATGAGGAAGGAGGTGGTGAACCGGATAGAGATGATCATAAAGGAGCTGTGGCCCACTGCAgat gtCCAAATATTTGGCAGCTTCAGCACAGGACTGTACCTTCCAACCAG CGACATTGACCTGGTGGTGTTCGGGAAGTGGGAGCGACCCCCGCTGCAAGAGCTGGAGCAAGCTCTGCGCAAGCACAACGTGGCCGAGCCGTTCTCCATCAAAGTGCTGGACAAGGCCACA GTGCCGATCATCAAGCTGACGGACCAGGAGACCGAGGTGAAGGTGGACATCAGTTTCAACGTGGAGACGGGAGTCAAGGCGGCAAGCTTCATTAAAGATTATGTTAAG ATGTATCCAGTGCTGCCTTACCTGATCTTTGTGCTAAAGCAGTTTCTGCTGCAGAGGGATCTGAACGAAGTCTTCACCGGGGGAATCAGCTCCTACAGCCTGATCCTCATGGTCATCAGCTTCCTCCAG CTCCACCCTCGCATCGACGCCAGAAACCCCAGTGAGAATCTGGGCGTGCTGCTGATCGAGTTCTTTGAGTTGTACGGCCGCCACTTCAACTACTTGAAAACCGGGATTCGCATCAGAAGCGGCGGCGCGTACGTCGCCAAAGAGGAGATCATGAAGGCCATGACGAACGGATACAGGCCGTCCACGCTCTGCATAGAGGACCCGCTtctcccag GTAATGATGTGGGGAGGGGCTCCTATGGCGCCATGCACGTCAAGCAGGTGTTTGACTATGCCTACACTGTCCTGAGTCACGCCGTGTCCCCACTCGCACGCTCGTATCCCAACAAAGACTCTGAAAG caCCTTGGGGAGGATCATCCGGTTGACCCAGGAGGTCATCGACTACAGGGAGTGGATCATCAAGAAGTGGGGGGGCAGGGATCTGGCGCGAACAGACAACAGAG TTCCACCTCCCAAGGAGTCGGAGCGGGAGCCGTGTGCGCTCGACGGCGCCGTCGGGATcgaggagcagcagagggacTCGGCGTCGCCGCACAGCGCTGACTCGCCCATGTCCATCTCCAGCCCCCAGCAGCACTCCTCggcctcctccgtctcctcgcTGTCTGGATCAGACAAc GACTCTGACTCGGCGCTGCCGTGCCCCGTGCCTCCTCCCACCATGCCGCCGTACCCGTCTTTCCCTCCTCTGGGCCTCGCTTTGCCACCGGGCCTCAACATGGGCACCTGCAAGCCCGGCATGGGAGgacaccacctcctcctgcacccAGGCTCACAG GCTCGCGTCTCGCTGCCCGGTGGTCTAGCCATGCACTCCATACCTGGCAGACAGGTGTGTATAGACACCGGGCTCCCCCCCTTCTTCCACATGCCCCCCCCAGCCCATATTTATGCCCCCGCCCCTTCGAGCCCACAGTCTCCGCCCAGCCCCCACTCCAGCCACACGCACAAG AACGGAGCCAAGTTCAACGTGAAGGGCTTCCACAACCCGCCGCTGGTGAACAACCCCGTTCTGGCTAACCGCGgacacactcacagtcacactCAGTACCACCGCAGCACTTGGCGACGCAGAAAGAGGGACAGCCTCCCGGTTAGCCTCAGCAGATAg
- the tent4a gene encoding terminal nucleotidyltransferase 4A isoform X2, with the protein MDPRVAWIQPEQKGPANALWMHVWETSQGARTLSAQHQLHNQNRNQCVSYAALDVLKNVAAAVASSRSVCSSGSNGNLAAASLSNGSSHRGGVMNGTAMSSLGVALSNGNVRNSFAATSAAEPGEGQTLTQKTGPVSCSQEPRTDSPPSGCSLERTTGGNVPGGVNNNTNVGGAGLLFNGRDGMDNNVNLYHLHHHHHHHHRHLQEHPAFNLQQICVKRHQVHPSLPVTHTHNHHPGRRKSDNKASTYGMNYLLSNCTNGNYASTWTPWKTRKYNPGVLGLHEEVMDLYNFMSPRPEEAAMRKEVVNRIEMIIKELWPTADVQIFGSFSTGLYLPTSDIDLVVFGKWERPPLQELEQALRKHNVAEPFSIKVLDKATVPIIKLTDQETEVKVDISFNVETGVKAASFIKDYVKMYPVLPYLIFVLKQFLLQRDLNEVFTGGISSYSLILMVISFLQLHPRIDARNPSENLGVLLIEFFELYGRHFNYLKTGIRIRSGGAYVAKEEIMKAMTNGYRPSTLCIEDPLLPGNDVGRGSYGAMHVKQVFDYAYTVLSHAVSPLARSYPNKDSESTLGRIIRLTQEVIDYREWIIKKWGGRDLARTDNRVPPPKESEREPCALDGAVGIEEQQRDSASPHSADSPMSISSPQQHSSASSVSSLSGSDNDSDSALPCPVPPPTMPPYPSFPPLGLALPPGLNMGTCKPGMGGHHLLLHPGSQARVSLPGGLAMHSIPGRQNGAKFNVKGFHNPPLVNNPVLANRGHTHSHTQYHRSTWRRRKRDSLPVSLSR; encoded by the exons ATGGATCCGAGGGTCGCTTGGATTCAGCCCGAACAGAAAGGACCTGCGAACGCCTTATGGATGCACGTCTGGGAGACCTCTCAGGGAGCGCGGACGCTCTCCGCGCAGCACCAGCTCCACAACCAGAACCGCAACCAGTGCGTGAGTTACGCAGCGCTGGacgttttaaaaaatgtggcgGCCGCGGTGGCATCGAGCAGGAGCGTCTGCAGCAGCGGCAGTAACGGTAACCTCGCTGCTGCCAGTTTGAGCAACGGCAGCAGCCATCGCGGCGGCGTCATGAACGGCACCGCGATGTCCTCGCTCGGCGTCGCGCTGTCCAACGGGAACGTGCGTAACTCTTTCGCCGCGACGAGCGCCGCCGAGCCGGGTGAGGGACAGACGCTGACCCAGAAGACGGGACCCGTGTCCTGCTCGCAGGAACCCCGGACCGACAGCCCCCCTTCCGGCTGCTCGCTCGAGAGGACTACTGGTGGAAATGTGCCGGGCGGCGTTAATAATAACACGAACGTCGGCGGCGCCGGTCTGCTCTTCAACGGGAGGGACGGCATGGACAATAATGTCAACCTCTaccatctccaccaccaccaccatcaccaccaccgtCACCTACAGGAGCACCCGGCTTTCAATCTACAGCAGATTTGCGTGAAGCGCCATCAGGTCCACCCGTCATTACCCgtaacccacacacacaatcaccaCCCGGGCCGAAGGAAAAGTGACAACAAGGCGAGCACTTATGGGATGAATTACTTGCTTTCAAACTGCACTAACGGCAACTACGCGAGCACTTGGACGCCCTGGAAGACGAGGAAGTACAACCCGGGGGTCCTCGG actCCACGAGGAGGTGATGGACCTCTACAACTTCATGTCTCCTCGGCCAGAGGAAGCAGCTATGAGGAAGGAGGTGGTGAACCGGATAGAGATGATCATAAAGGAGCTGTGGCCCACTGCAgat gtCCAAATATTTGGCAGCTTCAGCACAGGACTGTACCTTCCAACCAG CGACATTGACCTGGTGGTGTTCGGGAAGTGGGAGCGACCCCCGCTGCAAGAGCTGGAGCAAGCTCTGCGCAAGCACAACGTGGCCGAGCCGTTCTCCATCAAAGTGCTGGACAAGGCCACA GTGCCGATCATCAAGCTGACGGACCAGGAGACCGAGGTGAAGGTGGACATCAGTTTCAACGTGGAGACGGGAGTCAAGGCGGCAAGCTTCATTAAAGATTATGTTAAG ATGTATCCAGTGCTGCCTTACCTGATCTTTGTGCTAAAGCAGTTTCTGCTGCAGAGGGATCTGAACGAAGTCTTCACCGGGGGAATCAGCTCCTACAGCCTGATCCTCATGGTCATCAGCTTCCTCCAG CTCCACCCTCGCATCGACGCCAGAAACCCCAGTGAGAATCTGGGCGTGCTGCTGATCGAGTTCTTTGAGTTGTACGGCCGCCACTTCAACTACTTGAAAACCGGGATTCGCATCAGAAGCGGCGGCGCGTACGTCGCCAAAGAGGAGATCATGAAGGCCATGACGAACGGATACAGGCCGTCCACGCTCTGCATAGAGGACCCGCTtctcccag GTAATGATGTGGGGAGGGGCTCCTATGGCGCCATGCACGTCAAGCAGGTGTTTGACTATGCCTACACTGTCCTGAGTCACGCCGTGTCCCCACTCGCACGCTCGTATCCCAACAAAGACTCTGAAAG caCCTTGGGGAGGATCATCCGGTTGACCCAGGAGGTCATCGACTACAGGGAGTGGATCATCAAGAAGTGGGGGGGCAGGGATCTGGCGCGAACAGACAACAGAG TTCCACCTCCCAAGGAGTCGGAGCGGGAGCCGTGTGCGCTCGACGGCGCCGTCGGGATcgaggagcagcagagggacTCGGCGTCGCCGCACAGCGCTGACTCGCCCATGTCCATCTCCAGCCCCCAGCAGCACTCCTCggcctcctccgtctcctcgcTGTCTGGATCAGACAAc GACTCTGACTCGGCGCTGCCGTGCCCCGTGCCTCCTCCCACCATGCCGCCGTACCCGTCTTTCCCTCCTCTGGGCCTCGCTTTGCCACCGGGCCTCAACATGGGCACCTGCAAGCCCGGCATGGGAGgacaccacctcctcctgcacccAGGCTCACAG GCTCGCGTCTCGCTGCCCGGTGGTCTAGCCATGCACTCCATACCTGGCAGACAG AACGGAGCCAAGTTCAACGTGAAGGGCTTCCACAACCCGCCGCTGGTGAACAACCCCGTTCTGGCTAACCGCGgacacactcacagtcacactCAGTACCACCGCAGCACTTGGCGACGCAGAAAGAGGGACAGCCTCCCGGTTAGCCTCAGCAGATAg